The region TTTCTTTGCCAACCTTCATACTGCGTCCAATATAATGCAGTTGCAACTTAATCCACTCAATATATTGGCGTTTCCCACCAACAATACCTGAAGTTGGCCCCTCGATCGCTTTCGAACCACTATAAATTGCTAAATCGGAAATAGGAATGTATTTTTGAATATCCTCTTCCGCTGCTGCATCAACAATAAGTGGTACACCATTGCGTTGAGCAACTTCCCATGCTTCTTCAACGGAAATCATATTTTTTTGAACTGCATGGTGTGACTTGACATAAAGGATGGCCGCAGTACTCGTATTGATTGCCTCTTCAATATGTTCCGCTTTCCCCTCATTTGCGTAACCAACCTCAACCAGTCGACCGCCACCTAAATAAACCATCGTTTCCACCGGCGCACCATATTGGACATTATGACCCTTCAACATAATCACTTCATTGTTAGGCAGGATATCTTGATGCAGCCGTTCACTTTTTCGACGGCTTCCTTGTGTAACAAGCGCTGCAATCGATAAAGCAATCCCACTGGAAGCAGAATTAACAACTACGGCAGCCTCGGATCCCAGGATTTCGGCGATATAATCTCCCGCCTTATCCACCAGATCAGCTATTTCAACATATTGCTGACCGCCTTGTTTCATCGCATCCATGACGGTATCTGTTGGTGCTGATACGCCAAGAATACTCATTCGGCCGCTGGCATTAATCACACGTTTTAAGCCATACTTAGCATTCAATGATTCGGTCATTGATCACCACACCCTTTGCTTTGATTTCCTTGCTGGCAGTTCGTTTTTCTCCTTCTGAATCTGTCAATGTAACCGGATGATCCTCGACGGTGAACAAGGTTAAATTCGCCTGATCACCAACTTTTATCCGTCCAAGTTCTGGTTTTTGCAGCCAGTCTGCAGCGTTGGTTGTTACCGCTTGGATCACTTCCTCGAGTGAATAGCCCAAATACAGAAACTTGGAAAGGACATTGGCCATACTATAGACAGGTCCATTTAAACGGTTCCCACGATAAATGTCTGTGCTGATAGTATCAAAATGGATGCCATGCTGTTTTGCGGTTTCCGCAACCTTAAAGGAAAAACTTGCCGTTCCATGCCCCACATCGAAATGAACTCCGCGTTTGATTGCATCTACAAATACAGGTAAGGGCGCCCCTTCGTTATCAAACAAATTATTGGCTTTCCCATTTAAAAAGTGTGTGACGACATCATGTTTTTCCAAAAGTGGGAGTACGTCTTCTATATTCGGTGGTGCAGAACCGATATGCACCATCAGTGGCAATGTTGTTTTCGCGGAAATTTCCCTTGCCAAATGTAACGGTTCCACATCATTTCCAGAGACAACACTTGAGCTCATCCGGGCTTTCAAGCCAACAATGGAGTCTTGATACCTATTGGCTGCCGTTACCGCTTTCTCTTGATCAATCCATTCCAAATTCGATAACTCATCCACCCGTCTCAAGCCAATTCGGGAAATGTTTAAAAAGGCAAACAATCTCGTCAAGCTCTTTTTGCTGTTGGCAACCAAATCGCCTATCCGATCCGCCCCACAGCTGCCAGCGTCCACAATGGTTGTGACTCCCTGTTTCACACCGATTTCATCTATTTCATCGCCATATGGATCAAATTCTGGAAAAGCGTGAACATGCAAATCAATCCAGCCACTTGATACATACATGCCACTAGCATCAAATTCCTGCTGACCACGTCCTTTCCCGGCACCTGTCACTTCGGCAATTGTACCGTTTTCAATGACAATGTCGATTTCCTCTCCGTTTAACCTTTTCGCATGACGCAAAACAAATTGGTTCGTCATTTATATGTCACCTGTTTCTTACTCGGATTTTAATGCGTTTTCATTTTTCATAGGTAATAATATCATATAAAGGACATTATGTAAATATAACGTTATAATGTTTAGCAGAATAAAATTCTCTTACAGATTCCATTGTTATTAATTTCCCAACCAAAAATTAGGAGCTTAGAGATTAACTTCTAAACCCCGAGTAATTCCGAATTTTGGTTTATTAATACGTGATAAATCCCTACCATAATCAGGTGAGAAGCGATTGTTTTATGCATGCTCAGCTGCAATGGCATCTTTCTTCGTTACATGGACGGTTCCAAATGGATGTTCAGGTGGAGCATAAATAGAATACAGCTTCAGAGGCACATTACCTGTATTAGTAACATTATGCCATGTCCCGGCTGGAACAAAAATGGCACTATCTTCTTGAACATTTTGCCGGAACGTTAAATTGTTTTTGGAATCTCCCATTTGAACAATTCCTTTACCTTCTTCAATCCGCAGAAATTGGTCTGTTGATGGGTGAACTTCCAAACCAATATCTTCACCTACACGAATACTCATTAACGTTACCTGCAAATGTTCTCCGGTCCATAACGCAGTACGAAATGTACGATTTTGCTCAGCAGCTTTTTCAATATCCACTACAAAAGGTTGTTTTCCATGATCCCTAACAACCCTGTTATTGTTATTCATGGCATCATGCTCCTGCTTCGGAACCTCTGGTGTATAACCGTACCAAACTTGCCTGTTATAATCATATGGAGGAACTTGAACAAAGTAATGCCATGGATAAATATTCATGTAAGGATAATAGTACATTTTCTTCATCCCTTTCAAATTGATCACAGTATCCTATGCACCGTATTTCAGAAATGGAACTTGCACTGCTGTAACTTTTAATTACTCAAAGTCAATATAATACTAGCCATCCTCC is a window of Lentibacillus daqui DNA encoding:
- a CDS encoding DgaE family pyridoxal phosphate-dependent ammonia lyase; translated protein: MTESLNAKYGLKRVINASGRMSILGVSAPTDTVMDAMKQGGQQYVEIADLVDKAGDYIAEILGSEAAVVVNSASSGIALSIAALVTQGSRRKSERLHQDILPNNEVIMLKGHNVQYGAPVETMVYLGGGRLVEVGYANEGKAEHIEEAINTSTAAILYVKSHHAVQKNMISVEEAWEVAQRNGVPLIVDAAAEEDIQKYIPISDLAIYSGSKAIEGPTSGIVGGKRQYIEWIKLQLHYIGRSMKVGKETTFGLLQAIKEYGTKEDNSEQEKATLNTLLPLCEIDGVNVTIVQDEAGRKIFRARVQIDPEKAKITAADVVTRLREGEIAVYTRDYGVRQGFFDIDPRPLQGDDINVIKAKIEEIIGGK
- a CDS encoding amidohydrolase/deacetylase family metallohydrolase, producing MTNQFVLRHAKRLNGEEIDIVIENGTIAEVTGAGKGRGQQEFDASGMYVSSGWIDLHVHAFPEFDPYGDEIDEIGVKQGVTTIVDAGSCGADRIGDLVANSKKSLTRLFAFLNISRIGLRRVDELSNLEWIDQEKAVTAANRYQDSIVGLKARMSSSVVSGNDVEPLHLAREISAKTTLPLMVHIGSAPPNIEDVLPLLEKHDVVTHFLNGKANNLFDNEGAPLPVFVDAIKRGVHFDVGHGTASFSFKVAETAKQHGIHFDTISTDIYRGNRLNGPVYSMANVLSKFLYLGYSLEEVIQAVTTNAADWLQKPELGRIKVGDQANLTLFTVEDHPVTLTDSEGEKRTASKEIKAKGVVINDRIIEC
- a CDS encoding cupin domain-containing protein, translated to MYYYPYMNIYPWHYFVQVPPYDYNRQVWYGYTPEVPKQEHDAMNNNNRVVRDHGKQPFVVDIEKAAEQNRTFRTALWTGEHLQVTLMSIRVGEDIGLEVHPSTDQFLRIEEGKGIVQMGDSKNNLTFRQNVQEDSAIFVPAGTWHNVTNTGNVPLKLYSIYAPPEHPFGTVHVTKKDAIAAEHA